One segment of Podospora pseudopauciseta strain CBS 411.78 chromosome 5 map unlocalized CBS411.78m_5.2, whole genome shotgun sequence DNA contains the following:
- a CDS encoding uncharacterized protein (EggNog:ENOG503NU3D; COG:B; COG:K) translates to MPTLRERPSRGEISPAKKSSGNSSQFSPSTSKSARSSLRESVPRDAIEVRETIEAKGDQEEDVDMADADAPTRPSIKGGPDADTEMVDAGAASIDAKPDVDADGDVDADGEPDADGEPDEQAQEDQEESDEEKDMLQLIRETSEYLCGYTIKVDGEDHEIASGFQRLVNKRSLPDYFEVIKEPMAFSTIRGKLNKRTYTSFKEFVHDVTRICHNAQVYNRPSAPIFSDAGRLLEVFKERLAELVKDGDITAEEAVLPDLGPLPEFEDSPPPEDDEEEEQDDEEEEEDEEEEDDDSDDEGRRRRSRRGGRRARRGADNDDDPHKKRGRPPKVLTPLEARTQSLLKGLRRFKSDDGQLRILSFERLPDKADMPDYFASIRNPIALDTIKKKHKRKKYTTIDQVLQDLELMFGNAMQFNEEGSQVHEDATELLKQARLLTEEEKAKPDDEFRDEDGKLPLSHIEHKGEVWRVGDWVHIRNANDLQKPIVAQLYRLWSDASGQKWVNACWYYRPEQTVHRFDKHFYENEVVKTGQYRDHPIEDVEDRCFVMFITRYPRGRPRGLPRDKAVYLCEARYNEEKFKFNKIKTWTSCLPDEVRDRDYEMDLFEQPRVLRKVPSPIKHLLQADAKETDDLPKPTWRSMNAPPLIGAVHRRPREPNESPPPAPNPLLHTAVAPVPLAIGPPRVAMKVEHGVAGAPPYQHHAAVAPAPIHTPASHYRMQHFVPQQPPPSVPSPHPAPLHLQPQPQQPMPMHVPPHPGMGQQMQPSPHYPPHGYPQQYGPQQSPAPPPQPLHYQQHPPPPIAPAFEQHQHHPQHHRQVHPAPPVMTPSRPPMAPAPSIAPLAHPNGPPANVYNPPRAPEAYTLAEHADAAIPKEVREQFQRDENGRVFFFTAPPLKRANNGVSQEYAHLGHSVEHLANIKQIRAERARKRKERDEALAREQEANKKRSPSEEASAQKSNEQEQQARAQLMEKVILDWCAELNRGTEALEMDLGEGWKEMMQQSREENKGLTEEEIKQKNLRWFYEDLEKTGRITSEKRKEMEKMFLNKKHLEA, encoded by the exons ATGCCCACTTTGCGCGAACGTCCCAGCAGAGGCGAGATCTCGCCCGCCAAGAAGAGCTCCGGAAACAGCTCCCAATTCTCACCCAGCACAAGCAAATCCGCCAGATCCTCCCTCCGAGAGAGTGTTCCTAGGGACGCCATCGAAGTCCGAGAAACGATAGAAGCCAAGGGCGACCAGGAAGAAGACGTCGACATGGCCGACGCCGACGCGCCGACGCGCCCAAGCATCAAGGGAGGCCCCGATGCCGACACCGAAATGGTTGATGCCGGAGCTGCCAGCATTGACGCGAAACCAGATGTCGATGCAGATGGCGACGTAGATGCTGATGGGGAGCCTGATGCCGACGGCGAGCCAGACGAACAGGCGCAAGAAGACCAGGAAGAATCAGACGAAGAGAAGGATATGCTCCAGCTCATCAGAGAAACATCCGAATACTTGTGTGGTTACACAATCAAGGTTGATGGAGA AGACCACGAGATTGCCTCGGGGTTTCAGCGCCTCGTCAACAAGCGCAGCCTCCCAGACTATTTTGAAGTCATCAAAGAGCCAATGGCTTTTAGTACCATAAGA GGCAAGCTTAACAAAAGAACCTATACCTCGTTCAAAGAGTTCGTGCATGACGTGACGCGCATATGCCACAATGCGCAGGTGTACAACAGGCCCTCTGCTCCCATCTTTTCCGATGCTGGCCGTCTGCTGGAAGTGTTCAAGGAAAGGCTTGCAGAGCTGGTCAAGGACGGGGATATTACTGCAGAGGAAGCTGTGCTGCCGGACCTTGGACCACTGCCAGAGTTTGAAgattcccctccccctgaagatgacgaagaggaagagcaagatgatgaggaagaggaagaagatgaggaagaagaggatgacgattCGGACGACGAAGGCAGGCGGCGTCGCTCAAGAAGAGGTGGGCGTCGGGCGAGGAGAGGCGCAGACAACGACGATGATCCTCACAAAAAGCGTGGCAGACCGCCCAAGGTCTTGACACCTCTGGAGGCGCGAACCCAGTCGCTTCTGAAGGGACTGCGGAGGTTCAAGAGCGACGATGGCCAGCTGCGAATTTTGTCGTTCGAGAGGCTTCCTGACAAGGCTGACATGCCCGACTATTTTGCCTCGATTCGAAACCCCATTGCGctcgacaccatcaagaagaagcacaaGCGCAAAAAGTACACCACCATCGACCAGGTCCTGCAGGATCTAGAGTTGATGTTTGGCAACGCTATGCAGTTCAACGAGGAGGGGAGCCAGGTTCATGAAGACGCTACCGAGTTGTTGAAGCAGGCGCGTCTTCTTactgaagaggagaaggccaagccTGACGATGAGTTTcgtgatgaggatggaaaGCTACCACTATCACATATCGAGCACAAAGGAGAGGTCTGGAGAGTTG GCGACTGGGTCCATATTCGTAATGCGAATGACTTGCAAAAACCAATCGTTGCCCAGCTCTACCGGCTCTGGTCTGACGCTTCTGGTCAAAAATGGGTGAATGCGTGCTGGTACTACCGACCGGAGCAGACAGTTCATCGCTTTGACAAGCATTTTTATGAGAACGAGGTAGTCAAGACGGGGCAGTACCGTGACCACCCCATTGAAGATGTCGAGGATCGCTGCTTCGTCATGTTCATCACGCGGTACCCCAGAGGTCGGCCGCGTGGGCTGCCTCGGGACAAGGCTGTGTATCTGTGTGAGGCGCGCTACAACGAGGAAAAGTTCAAGTTTAACAAGATCAAGACTTGGACCAGCTGTCTGCCAGACGAGGTGCGCGATCGGGACTATGAAATGGACCTGTTTGAGCAGCCACGGGTGCTGAGAAAGGTTCCCAGTCCCATCAAGCACCTCTTGCAAGCTGATGCTAAAGAGACCGACGACCTTCCCAAGCCCACCTGGAGGAGCATGAACGCGCCTCCCCTAATTGGAGCCGTCCACCGCCGGCCGCGCGAGCCAAAT GAGTCGCCTCCCCCCGCTCCGAATCCCTTGCTGCACACAGCGGTCGCACCTGTGCCGCTGGCCATCGGACCTCCTCGTGTTGCCATGAAGGTCGAACATGGTGTCGCGGGAGCACCGCCCTATCAGCACCATGCTGCCGTCGCGCCTGCGCCCATCCACACGCCGGCTTCTCACTATCGCATGCAGCACTTTGTGCCACAACAGCCACCGCCCTCGGTCCCCAGTCCTCACCCGGCACcactccatctccaaccccagccccagcAGCCGATGCCAATGCACGTGCCGCCCCATCCTGGTATGGGACAGCAAATGCAGCCAAGCCCACACTACCCACCCCATGGGTACCCACAACAGTACGGCCCGCAGCAGTCACCGGCTCCGCCGCCGCAACCACTTCACTATCAGCAacaccctccaccacccattGCGCCCGCTTTCgagcaacatcaacatcacccccagcaccaccgccaagtTCATCCCGCGCCCCCCGTCATGACACCCTCTCGCCCACCCATGGCTCCCGCCCCCAGCATCGCACCTCTCGCGCACCCCAACGGCCCACCAGCCAATGTGTACAATCCGCCTAGGGCTCCAGAGGCGTATACTCTCGCTGAGCACGCCGACGCGGCCATCCCCAAGGAAGTCCGTGAGCAGTTTCAACGCGACGAGAATGGTCGTGTCTTCTTTTTCACGGCCCCTCCGCTCAAGCGCGCCAACAATGGCGTCTCACAAGAATATGCCCACCTGGGTCATAGCGTGGAGCACCTGGCCAACATCAAACAGATCCGCGCAGAGCGCGCGCGTAAACGCAAGGAGAGGGACGAGGCTCTTGCCCGTGAGCAAGAGGCCAACAAGAAGCGATCACCAAGCGAAGAGGCGTCCGCGCAGAAATCGAatgagcaggagcagcaagCCCGAGCACAACTGATGGAGAAGGTCATTCTTGATTGGTGTGCGGAGCTCAACAGGGGCACCGAAGCTCTCGAAATGGATCTTGGTGAAGGGTGGAAGGAGATGATGCAGCAGAGCCGGGAGGAGAACAAGGGCTTGACGGAAGAAGAGATCAAACAAAAGAATCTGCGGTGGTTTTACGAGGACCTCGAGAAGACAGGCAGGATCACGTCAGAGAAGCgaaaggagatggagaaaaTGTTTCTGAACAAGAAGCATTTGGAGGCTTGA
- the OTU1 gene encoding ubiquitin-specific protease otu1 (BUSCO:EOG09263S1E; EggNog:ENOG503NWMT; MEROPS:MER0116559; COG:O; COG:T): protein MMIQIALRAPNGQSRIQVEDESTLSDLVALIKSKTELERFSLKYGYPLKNLDISLSSQNSSIKDLKLRGETIVVAPIDTTPAPAPEPAKPAKPTKPAFVPKGIEPDETSLEWASRGGYIVLRVMPDDNSCMFTAVGGALSIDNPSTRLRAQITEYILTHPEKYTAAILGSPPQKYCSHLMEKDTWGGAIELSILSDIYDIEISSIDVKSLRVDRFGEGKETRIIILYSGIHYDRIAFALDLSYPVDCDVTKWDTQDEEVLTKARQLAAQLQRMHYYTDTTDFVIKCEVCQWIGKGMKEAGVHQKETGHKEFGEMTIQ from the exons ATGATGATTCAAATCGCCCTCCGAGCCCCTAATGGGCAATCTCGAATCCAGGTTGAGGACGAGTCGACCCTCTCCGACCTTGTGGCGCTCATCAAATCAAAGACCGAGCTTGAGAGGTTCAGCCTGAAATACGGCTACCCACTCAAGAACCTGGACATTAGTCTCTCTTCACAAAACTCAAGTATAAAAGACCTGAAGCTCCGTGGGGAGACAATCGTCGTCGCACCCATCGATACCACAcctgctccagctccagaGCCAGCCAAGCCAGCGAAGCCAACCAAGCCAGCGTTTGTCCCTAAAGGGATAGAACCCGATGAGACATCCCTCGAGTGGGCCTCCCGAGGCGGTTACATAG TCCTAAGAGTAATGCCCGACGACAACAGCTGCATGTTCACCGCAGTAGGAGGCGCCCTTTCCATCGACAACCCATCCACTCGCCTTCGCGCCCAAATCACCGAGTacatcctcacccacccagAAAAATACACCGCTGCCATCCTGGGCTCGCCCCCACAGAAGTATTGCTCCCACCTCATGGAAAAGGACACCTGGGGTGGCGCCATCGagctctccatcctctccgaCATTTACGACATTGAGATTTCCTCCATCGATGTCAAGTCCCTCCGAGTCGACCGCTTTGGCGAAGGCAAAGAGACCCGCATAATCATTCTCTACAGCGGCATCCACTACGATCGCATCGCCTTTGCCCTTGACCTCTCCTACCCTGTGGACTGCGATGTAACAAAATGGGACACGCAAGACGAGGAGGTACTCACAAAGGCGAGGCAGCTCGCTGCGCAACTCCAGAGGATGCATTACTACACTGACACAACCGATTTCGTCATCAAGTGCGAAGTGTGCCAGTGGATCGGCAAGGGGATGAAGGAGGCGGGTGTGCACCAGAAGGAGACGGGGCACAAGGAGTTTGGCGAGATGACGATTCAGTAG